The proteins below come from a single Cannabis sativa cultivar Pink pepper isolate KNU-18-1 chromosome 3, ASM2916894v1, whole genome shotgun sequence genomic window:
- the LOC133035389 gene encoding protein PAL OF QUIRKY, giving the protein MINQTKPTSTETLKFFCSYGGKILPRPGDGQLRYVGGHNRVLTVDRSISFAELMVKLGEFCGFSPDLKCQLPNGDFETLVTIKSEEELTSLLEEYVRVSSRDSTRHLKIKAVLIQRQSIKKVSPPPSVVPRGVEPLFRTVKSVPRFSSPVKFAGSGLQKGYEKMSYNRHCPVFLHQHQHHHFLHHQEVPRCYYWQ; this is encoded by the exons ATGATCAACCAGACCAAACCCACCAGTACTGAAACCCTAAAGTTCTTTTGCAGCTACGGAGGCAAGATTCTCCCTCGTCCCGGCGATGGCCAGCTCCGTTACGTTGGCGGTCACAATCGAGTCCTCACCGTCGATCGTTCTATCTCCTTTGCAG AGCTAATGGTGAAACTCGGAGAGTTTTGTGGCTTCTCCCCTGATTTGAAGTGTCAATTGCCAAACGGAGACTTCGAGACCTTAGTTACGATCAAATCCGAAGAGGAATTGACGAGTCTGTTGGAGGAATACGTTAGGGTTTCGTCGCGTGACTCCACGCGCCACCTTAAGATCAAGGCGGTTTTGATTCAGCGACAATCTATTAAGAAAGTCTCGCCACCACCTTCCGTTGTACCTCGCGGCGTAGAACCTCTGTTCCGTACAGTTAAATCCGTTCCGAGATTCTCGTCGCCGGTGAAATTCGCTGGCAGCGGACTCCAGAAAGGGTATGAAAAAATGAGCTATAACAGGCATTGTCCTGTTTTCCTGCATCAGCATCAACACCATCACTTTCTTCATCATCAAGAAGTTCCTCGCTGCTATTACTGGCAATGA